The sequence TGACTGACAACAATTCATTGCCATCAGATAGCTTCTGCCAGAGTCGGCGTTGCCGGCGCAACAGGATCAATCGGGGCGATAGGGACGATAGGAATGACCCGCGCCGACCGCTCTACCAACGTTGCTGGCCGAATCTGCCCGCGCTCTTCCATGAACACGACGTTTTCGTCAACCTGATCTGTATTGACGAAATGACGGAAGCGCTTGCGCGTCTCTGGATCGTTCACCGCTTTTTTCCATTCGCATTCGTAAGTGTCTACCACTTCCTGCATTTCTGCTTCCAGCTCGCCAGCAATGCTCAGCTTGTCGTTTAAGATAACTTCCTTGAGATAGTCAAGGCCACCCTCAAGGTTGTCGCGCCAGACGCTGGTGCGTTGCAGGCGATCTGCGGTACGTACGTAAAACATGAGGAAACGATCGATGGTCTGGATCAGCGTTGCCTTATCCAGATCAGAGGCCAGCAATTCGGCGTGACGCGGCTTCATTCCGCCGTTGCCGCAAACGTACAGATTCCAACCTTTTTCGGTCGCAATAATTCCTACGTCCTTACTTTGGGCTTCGGCGCATTCACGCGTGCAACCGGATACGCCGAATTTGATTTTGTGCGGCGAACGCAAACCTTTGTAGCGATTCTCCAACTCGATTGCCAGCCCCATACTGTCATCGACGCCATAGCGGCACCAGGTCGAACCGACGCATGACTTTACGGTCCGCAGCGACTTGCCATAAGCATGACCGGATTCAAAACCTGCTGCGATCAACTCTTCCCAGATTGGCGGCAATTGCTCAACCCGCGCGCCGAACAGGTCGATCCGCTGACCGCCAGTTACCTTGGTGTATAAGCCGTATTTTTTTGCGACCTGACCGACCGCGATCAAACCGTCAGGCGTGACCTCACCACCTGCCATGCGTGGCACCACAGAGTAGGTTCCGTCTTTCTGAATATTGCCCAGAAAATAATCGTTCGAATCCTGTAGGCTGGCGTGTTCTTTTTTGAGCACGAAATCGTTCCAGCAGGAAGCCAGAATGCTGGCCGCTACCGGTTTGCAAACATCGCACCCCAAGCCTTTTCCATGCTGCGTTATCAGCGCATCGAAACTCTTGATCTTGCCAAAGCGGACCAGGTGATAAAGTTCCTGACGGCTGTATGAAAAGTGCTCGCAAACATGATTGTTGACTGCAAGACCTTGCTTCTTCATTTCCGACTTCATGATCTGCGTTACCAGCGCCACGCAGCCACCACAAGAAGTACCTGCCTTTGTGCAGCTTTTCAAATCTCCGATATTGGTGACACCACCGCATACCGCCGCACATAAATCGCCCTTGGAGACGTTGTTACACGAGCAAATTTGTGCTGTGTCGGGTAATGCGTCAACCCCAAGACCGGGCTTGGCGTTACCGTCAGCTTGCGGCAGAATCAGGAACTCGGGTGCCTCTGGCAATTCGATCCGGTTCAACATCATCTGCAGCAATGTGCCGTATTCGCTCGCGTCGCCGACCATCACACCGCCGAGCAGGAATTTACCGCAATCCGAGACCACAATTTTTTTATAAATCTGTTTGCGCTCGTCGGTAAAATGATACGAGCGACTACCGGGAGCGTTACCATGCGGATCACCGATACTGGCGACGTCGACACCCATCAATTTGAGTTTGGTGCTCATATCGGCGCCGGTGAATTCGCCGCTTTCGCCCAATAAATGTTTGGCTGCAATGCGCGCCATGTCATAGCCTGGAGCGACCAGACCAAATATTTTTCCATTCCAGAGTGCACACTCGCCAATCGCGTAGATATCCGGATCGCTGGTCAGACAGCGATTGTCGATCACGATTCCGCCACGCTCGCCGACTGCTAACGCGCTGCTGCGGGCCAACTCGTCGCGCGGTCGGATCCCGGCAGAAAAGACGATCATATCGGTATCCAAATGGCTACCGTCAGAGAAGTTCATGCGGTGCGTGCCGGCTTCGCCGTCAACAATCTCAACCGTATTCTTTTGCGTGTGCGCTGTCACGCCGAGGTCTTCAATTTTCGCACGCAATACACGCCCGCCGCCTTCGTCGACTTGCATTGCCATCAGACGGGGTGAAAATTCAACCACATGCGTTTCCAGATTCATGTCACGCAAGGCTTTCGCACATTCCAATCCCAGCAAACCGCCGCCGATGACGACGCCAGTTTTAGAGCGCTGACCACATTCGAGCATGGCCTCCAGATCTTCGATCGTCCGATAGACAAAACAGTCCTTACGATCTTTACCTGGAACCGGAGGCACAAAAGGATACGAGCCGGTGGCGATGACTAATTTATCATAAGACAGCGTTTCACCGGTACTGACTGTCACCGTTTTGGCAATGCGATCAATGACGCTCGCTTTGGCGTTCAGTTTGAGCAAGATATTGTCGCGCTCAAAAAATCCTGCAGGCACCAATGACAAATCCTCGGCCGATTTCCCTGAGAAGAACTCGGACAAATGGACCCTGTCATAGGCCGGGCGCGCTTCTTCGCACAAGACAGTCACTTCCAGATGCGGTGCTCCGCTATCGGCCAGACTTTCCAGAAATTTATGACCCACCATGCCATGGCCAACGACGATAATTTTCATGATCTGCGGCTCCTTAAGCGGCGATAGGGTTGCTGTCCAGAACTTGATCGCCAGCATTGTGTGCTGCGCTGAAACGGATCGCAATCGCGCAGAGCGCTGACACCGTGACCAGAATTCCCAAGACGCTTAGCGTATTTTGCACGTCGCCCAAGCCCTTCATCAAAAATCCTGCCAACACGGCTCCGACATTTCCGCCAGCACCGATAATGCCCGCTACACCACCCAACGCTTTGCGGTCAATAAACGGCACTAAAGCGTAAGTTGCACCACAGGCCATGTGTGTGAAAAGACCGAAAGTCAACATCGCACAGATTGCTAGCGTCACGCTATTTGCATGTGAAAACCACAGCAGTCCTAATCCTTCGCCAACCATCATGACGAACAACAGTGTCGCGCGGGTGTTTAGAGTTCCGCGCAATGCAACCTTGTCCGACAACCAGCCACCCAAAGCACGTGCAAACAAGGCCAGCAAACCAAAACTTGCAGCGGCCATTCCGGCGCTTTTTAACGACAGGCCAAAATGGTCAACGTAATAAATGGCAGCGATGTTATGAATAAAAATTTCCACACCGAAGCATGCGCCGTAGGTAACAAACAAAAGCCAAACGCGATAGTTGAGGCTCGCCGCACGGAAACTTGCCCAGCCACCCTTTTTGCCGCCTTCAACCGTTATACCTTTAGCGCGTAACTCAGCATAATTACCCTCTGGGCAATCTTGTGTATAACGCCAATAAACGCCACCCATAATCACCATCAATACGCCCGGCACCAACAAGGCTAGCCGCCATCCCATGGTGTCGCTAACGCCCAACATGATGAGGGCAGTGAGCAATAAGGGCATCAGCGCCTGTGCCGCACCGCCGCCTACATTGCCCCAGCCTGCCGCGGCGGCGTTGGCGGTCCCGACCACATTGGAGGCAAACATTACCGAGGTGTGATATTGCGTGATAACAAAACTGGCACCGACAGCACCGATACATAACCGAAAAAACAGGAAGCTTTCGTAGCTCTGCGAAAACGACACGCCAAACACGGGAATTGCGCCGAGCAGCAACAGACCTGTGTACGTTTTCCGCGGGCCGAAGCGATCGCACATGGGGCCGATAATCAATCTGACCAAAATAGTAACTGCCACGGCGGCAATATTGATGTTAGCGATTTGCCCGATGGTTAGACCGAATTGCCCCTTGATAACAGGCATTAACGGCGCACAGGCAAACCACGCAAAAAAGCAAGCGAAGAACGCCATCCAGGTTAAATGGAAGGCGCGCATTTGCGGCGTGCTGAAACTGAAGAGTTTGATACTGGTGGCTTTGCTGGTCATGATTTTTTTCCCATAAAAACAAAAAGGCGCCCACTTAACTCGGTAAGAATTACCTGGTTAAGTGGACGCCGTTGTCCTGGCAGATCCGTCTTTAGATCTGCGTAATAGTTGATAGTACGGAATCATCATTGACTCTGTTAATCAATACTAAGCAAATCCTGTGCCAATCTGAAATGGGGCTAATTTCGACTTTTAAGACGTTGGGAGGCGTGATGGACCAAGGGAAGGCGTCATTTTAAATAGCTGCGCATTTAAATGGTGCGGTGCTGCATTTTTTTGGGGAGGGAATTATATAGACAAGATTTTATGCATAGGAGGAATAAATAAGATTATTTACTCCTCCATCATAAATAGTATTTTCGACTTCTGAATCATGCTTAAAGCATTAAATCCGCCGATGTTATGCTGCTCGCTGTCGGCGTGATTTTTGGTTATATACCGCTATTTTTTCCGAGAATGCAGCCTCCACCGAATTACTGAAGAAATCGACTGCCTGCTGCAATGGCGTTGGCAAACGTGACTGAATCAGCCAGATATCGAGGATGGACTTGAAGTCGCTGATCGTGATGATATCCAATTGATCGCGGTGCGCGCTGCGCTCCAGTTGCGGCATCGGCACAAAACCAAGCCCAAGCCCGGCCGCAACCAGTCCTAGCTGCAGGTCAACACCAAAAGACTCAAGGCCAACCTTAAACGACAAACCCTGCCCGACCAGTGCTCTTTGCAGTACGGCGCGAAAACCGCAGCCATCCGGGCTCAAAATCCAACCGGTATCATGACAATCTTTCAATTTGTAGCTGCGCTTTGTCATGGTTCCCCTAGCTGCAACCACTACCAGTTCCACCCGCCCCAACGTCTCACCAATCACATTATCCGGAAGCACTTTGGTGGACGGGAAAAGAGCAGCTGCGGCGTCCATCTCACCATTGGCGACCCTGGACACCAACTGCGTTCCCCAGCCGGTCGACACTTGTGTACTTAGATCGGGGAAGGCGCCCTTAAGTTGTTTGAGTGCATCAAGCAGAACGACATCGCCAATCGCCTGCGTGATACCAAGGCGAAAAGTACCAACCGGCGCTACTTCGCTTCCCACCATATCGCGCAGTTCTTCCACTTCCCGCAAAACGACGCGGCACTGCTCGTACACCACTTTGCCCATGGGATTTGGACGCGGTGGTTTGGTCGTTCGGTCGAGCAACTCAATACCAAGTTCTTCTTCGAAGTTTTGAACGCGACGGGTAATCGCCGACTGCGTCAGTTGGAGCGCCTCTGCAGCTAAACTGATGGACTGACATCGCACAGTTGCCACAAAAGCGTCTATATCATCTATTTTCATAATAAGTTGGCATAAGCCTCATCAAAATTTATTCCTAATTTTAATAGAAAATCTTCCGCATAGTTAGCAAGATCTGCCTTTTTAGCATCAAAAAATTCGCCTGAACATTGTCTTTTTTTCTATTTTTTGCCGAATTTCACACAATACATTTAAATACTGCATGCTCTGACCTCCCTTTTACCGAAGCGTTCTTGCGCAAATCCATTTTGTGCAAAATTCAGTCATGCAGCGAACGCATACCGACATGCGGAATGCTTCGTTGGAATTCTGCACCCGAAGCCTTAGGCTCATTTTTTACCTTCACGTTAACAATTTAGAATCATTTAACGATTGAGAATAGCTATGAGCATCGAATTCATCGGCATGATCGGCCCAAAAAAAGTATCAGAAATTCATCCTGCGCACGGTCCGGCGCTAAATCCGGATTACATTACAAAATTTGCACAAGCCCACGAGCAATCAGGCTTTGATCGAATTTTGATCGCGCAGCATTCAACCGACGCCGATCCGTTTTTGGTTACCTGCCACGCGGCGGCAGCGACCAAAAAAATTGGCTTCATGCTGGCCCATCGCCCCGGGTTTATCGCGCCAACGATGGCAGCGCGCAAATTGGCTACTCTCGATCAATTGAGTGGCGGGCGTTTGGCGGTGCATATTATTTCCGGTGGCGACGATGAAGAACAACAGCGGGATGGTGATTTTTTGTCACACGATGAACGCTATGCGCGCACGGATGAATACCTCGCAGTTTTGCGCAAAGTTTGGACCAGCGATATACCGTTTGACCACGAAGGCAAATATTACCGATTCAAAAATAGTTATTCGGAAGTTAAGACCGTGCAGCAGCCGTATATCCCCATTTACTTCGGCGGTGCTTCGCCACCCGCCATTCAGGTTGCCGCCAAACATGCGGATGTCTACGCACTATGGGGAGAAACCCACGATCAGGTCAGAGATATCATTCGCAAGGTAAGCGCAGAAGCCGAAAAATATGGGCGCAAGCCACGCTTTTCTGTGTCCTTCCGTCCGATCCTCGCCGACACGGAAGAGGCGGCGTGGGCGCGCGCCGAAAACATTCTGGCGGAAACCAGACGCGTTCGACAAGCGAGTGGCTTACGCAGCGCGCCGGGTGATCCGAAACAAAGCGAAGGCGCGCGGCGTCTGTTAGCGGCAGCGGAACGTGGAGACCGCCACGATAAATGCCTATGGACAGCGATCGCCAAAGAAATTGGTGGTCGTTCGAATTCG is a genomic window of Glaciimonas sp. PAMC28666 containing:
- a CDS encoding LLM class flavin-dependent oxidoreductase produces the protein MSIEFIGMIGPKKVSEIHPAHGPALNPDYITKFAQAHEQSGFDRILIAQHSTDADPFLVTCHAAAATKKIGFMLAHRPGFIAPTMAARKLATLDQLSGGRLAVHIISGGDDEEQQRDGDFLSHDERYARTDEYLAVLRKVWTSDIPFDHEGKYYRFKNSYSEVKTVQQPYIPIYFGGASPPAIQVAAKHADVYALWGETHDQVRDIIRKVSAEAEKYGRKPRFSVSFRPILADTEEAAWARAENILAETRRVRQASGLRSAPGDPKQSEGARRLLAAAERGDRHDKCLWTAIAKEIGGRSNSTALVGTPAQVADALLDYVELGVSTFLIRGFDPLEDAVDYGRTLIPLTRQLVAERIAQRKQK
- the nirB gene encoding nitrite reductase large subunit NirB, with product MKIIVVGHGMVGHKFLESLADSGAPHLEVTVLCEEARPAYDRVHLSEFFSGKSAEDLSLVPAGFFERDNILLKLNAKASVIDRIAKTVTVSTGETLSYDKLVIATGSYPFVPPVPGKDRKDCFVYRTIEDLEAMLECGQRSKTGVVIGGGLLGLECAKALRDMNLETHVVEFSPRLMAMQVDEGGGRVLRAKIEDLGVTAHTQKNTVEIVDGEAGTHRMNFSDGSHLDTDMIVFSAGIRPRDELARSSALAVGERGGIVIDNRCLTSDPDIYAIGECALWNGKIFGLVAPGYDMARIAAKHLLGESGEFTGADMSTKLKLMGVDVASIGDPHGNAPGSRSYHFTDERKQIYKKIVVSDCGKFLLGGVMVGDASEYGTLLQMMLNRIELPEAPEFLILPQADGNAKPGLGVDALPDTAQICSCNNVSKGDLCAAVCGGVTNIGDLKSCTKAGTSCGGCVALVTQIMKSEMKKQGLAVNNHVCEHFSYSRQELYHLVRFGKIKSFDALITQHGKGLGCDVCKPVAASILASCWNDFVLKKEHASLQDSNDYFLGNIQKDGTYSVVPRMAGGEVTPDGLIAVGQVAKKYGLYTKVTGGQRIDLFGARVEQLPPIWEELIAAGFESGHAYGKSLRTVKSCVGSTWCRYGVDDSMGLAIELENRYKGLRSPHKIKFGVSGCTRECAEAQSKDVGIIATEKGWNLYVCGNGGMKPRHAELLASDLDKATLIQTIDRFLMFYVRTADRLQRTSVWRDNLEGGLDYLKEVILNDKLSIAGELEAEMQEVVDTYECEWKKAVNDPETRKRFRHFVNTDQVDENVVFMEERGQIRPATLVERSARVIPIVPIAPIDPVAPATPTLAEAI
- a CDS encoding LysR family transcriptional regulator, encoding MKIDDIDAFVATVRCQSISLAAEALQLTQSAITRRVQNFEEELGIELLDRTTKPPRPNPMGKVVYEQCRVVLREVEELRDMVGSEVAPVGTFRLGITQAIGDVVLLDALKQLKGAFPDLSTQVSTGWGTQLVSRVANGEMDAAAALFPSTKVLPDNVIGETLGRVELVVVAARGTMTKRSYKLKDCHDTGWILSPDGCGFRAVLQRALVGQGLSFKVGLESFGVDLQLGLVAAGLGLGFVPMPQLERSAHRDQLDIITISDFKSILDIWLIQSRLPTPLQQAVDFFSNSVEAAFSEKIAVYNQKSRRQRAA
- a CDS encoding MFS transporter, encoding MTSKATSIKLFSFSTPQMRAFHLTWMAFFACFFAWFACAPLMPVIKGQFGLTIGQIANINIAAVAVTILVRLIIGPMCDRFGPRKTYTGLLLLGAIPVFGVSFSQSYESFLFFRLCIGAVGASFVITQYHTSVMFASNVVGTANAAAAGWGNVGGGAAQALMPLLLTALIMLGVSDTMGWRLALLVPGVLMVIMGGVYWRYTQDCPEGNYAELRAKGITVEGGKKGGWASFRAASLNYRVWLLFVTYGACFGVEIFIHNIAAIYYVDHFGLSLKSAGMAAASFGLLALFARALGGWLSDKVALRGTLNTRATLLFVMMVGEGLGLLWFSHANSVTLAICAMLTFGLFTHMACGATYALVPFIDRKALGGVAGIIGAGGNVGAVLAGFLMKGLGDVQNTLSVLGILVTVSALCAIAIRFSAAHNAGDQVLDSNPIAA